In Artemia franciscana unplaced genomic scaffold, ASM3288406v1 PGA_scaffold_49, whole genome shotgun sequence, the following proteins share a genomic window:
- the LOC136041923 gene encoding troponin C-like has protein sequence MAEDLTKDQLQILKKAFDSFDSHKKGSIPCDMVGTILQLMGQAYDGKVLEELIEEVDADKSGQLEFNEFVILAAKFIIEEDIDALQKELKEAFRLYDKEGNGYIPISSLKEILHELDDQLTEEELDMMIDEIDTDGSGTVDFDEFMEMMTGE, from the exons TTCTtaaaaaagcgtttgatagCTTTGACAGTCACAAAAAGGGCAGCATCCCATGTGACATGGTTGGGACAATTCTTCAACTAATGGGACAAGCCTATGATGGTAAAGTCCTTGAAGAGCTTATTGAAGAAGTAGACGCTGACAAATCAGGACAATTGGAATTCAATGAATTTGTAATTCTGGCAGCCAAGTTTATAATAGAAGAAGACATAGATGCATTACAAAAAGAGCTGAAAGAGGCGTTTAGACTTTACGATAAAGAAG GAAATGGGTACATTCCAATCAGCAGTTTGAAGGAAATTTTGCATGAACTCGATGATCAGCTGACCGAGGAAGAACTTGACATGATGATTGACGAAATAGACACGGATGGTTCTGGAACAGTTGATTTTGATG aattcatGGAAATGATGACTGGAGAATAA